From the genome of Labrus bergylta chromosome 12, fLabBer1.1, whole genome shotgun sequence, one region includes:
- the LOC109996119 gene encoding cytochrome P450 3A40 yields MGFIPDFSIETWTLIAFVITLIGVYGYAPYGFFKKLGIPGPKPLPFIGTFLEYRKGIHNFDTDCYKKYGKVWGSYDGRQPLLAIMDPAMIKTVLVKECYSVFTNRRDFGLNGPLRDAVSVVEDEEWRRIRSVLSPSFTSGRLKEMYKIMTHHSSNLLKSLHKKVEADEVIEVKEVFGPYSMDVVTSTAFSVDIDSINHPSDPFVENIKKMVKFNFLNPLLVLLVLFPFLGPILEMMNLTIFPASVLEFFYTFLKTIKLDRNKNEHKNRVDFMQLMVDAQVSENKEDTGSEKKGLTDNEILAQAMIFIFAGYETSSSSLGFLSYNLATNPQIQKRLQEEIDDTFPNKGKPTYEALMQMEYLDMVLNESMRLYPIANRLERMAKASVEVNGMTIPKGTTVMIPVYTLHRDPTVWPEPDTFNPERFSNENKDNIDPYTFLPFGAGPRNCIGMRFALVMMKLAMVEVLQNFSFVTCKETDVPLELGVDGFTTPKNPIKLKLEPRSTAADSSSS; encoded by the exons ATATGGATATGCCCCATATGGCTTTTTCAAGAAATTAGGCATCCCTGGACCCAAACCTCTGCCCTTCATTGGAACGTTTTTGGAGTACAGAAAG GGAATCCACAATTTTGACACAGACTGCTATAAGAAATATGGAAAAGTGTGGGG AAGCTACGATGGCAGGCAGCCTTTGTTGGCTATAATGGACCCTGCTATGATCAAAACAGTCCTTGTCAAGGAGTGTTATTCAGTGTTCACCAACAGACGG gatttTGGCCTAAATGGACCCTTACGTGATGCTGTATCAGTAGTAGAAGATGAGGAGTGGAGGAGGATTCGAAGTGTACTGTCTCCATCATTCACCAGCGGCCGACTGAAAGAG ATGTACAAGATAATGACGCATCACTCAAGTAACCTGCTCAAGAGTCTTCACAAGAAAGTCGAGGCAGATGAAGTAATAGAAGTCAAAGA agtATTTGGACCTTACAGCATGGATGTTGTGACCAGCACTGCTTTCAGTGTGGACATTGATTCAATCAACCATCCCTCCGACCCGTTTGTAGAGAACATTAAGAAAATGGTCAAGTTCAACTTTCTGAACCCATTGCTTGTACTTTTGG ttctGTTTCCATTCTTGGGGCCAATTTTGGAGATGATGAATCTGACTATATTCCCTGCTTCAGTGTTGGAGTTCTTCTACACCTTCCTAAAGACGATCAAATTAGACCGCAACAAGAATGAGcacaaa AACCGTGTGGACTTCATGCAGCTGATGGTAGATGCACAAGTTTCAGAGAATAAGGAGGACACGGGCTCTGAAAAAAAag ggtTGACTGATAATGAGATCCTCGCTCAGGCTATGATATTCATCTTTGCTGGCTAtgaaaccagcagcagctcactGGGATTCTTATCCTACAACCTGGCAACCAATCCTCAGATCCAAAAGAGACTTCAAGAGGAGATTGATGACACCTTCCCAAATAAG GGTAAACCAACCTATGAGGCCCTTATGCAGATGGAATACCTGGACATGGTGTTAAACGAGTCAATGAGGCTCTACCCCATTGCTAACCGTTTGGAGCGGATGGCAAAGGCCTCTGTTGAAGTGAACGGTATGACCATTCCCAAAGGAACTACCGTCATGATACCAGTTTACACTCTCCACCGTGACCCTACTGTGTGGCCTGAGCCGGATACATTCAACCCTGAAAG GTTCAGCAACGAGAACAAAGACAACATCGATCCATATACCTTCCTACCCTTTGGAGCAGGGCCAAGAAACTGTATTGGAATGCGATTTGCTCTCGTGATGATGAAGTTGGCCATGGTGGAGGTCCTGCAGAACTTCAGCTTTGTCACATGCAAGGAGACGGAT gttCCATTGGAGCTGGGAGTTGACGGATTTACTACACCCAAGAATCCAATCAAATTGAAGCTGGAGCCAAGATCAACTGCAGCCGATTCTTCCTCAAGCTAA
- the cttnbp2nlb gene encoding CTTNBP2 N-terminal-like protein isoform X2, whose protein sequence is MKDEKMNVEALSRAELLTLLSILEGELEAQDVVIHALRAQHRDAFVQERYGQYDLSDPFLALQRDSESEERQDTLTHQHTHLQGRAVTTNPLAVLKLVMAHCKRMQERMMGQLAAAENRHRRMIADLEEEKRRHAQDSAHSDDFTFKLQIEKEKLLQQLEVERATVRRLEDEQVQAVSQVEESLSQQQQLSSSLTLELKKASSLAQEETQKVSQLRTSLQEQTSALEKLRDVLQEEKSRAAQLEAKSERQLAEFNTERDQLTATISKEEERSRELEKQLEELRKRLAETGGCKEEVKEDVAEVTESVSEVMVVSDSVPTETDGKKAIKSPSVSKVNGFHTQKETELEGKGAENGAVVENGGGVHLHSPLHPHLHPHPPSPSSTASSSLSSSPISSPVLAKRLGSPGFHQSSYQVGVNQRFQAARHKFQSQAEMEQQLHGGPLSPRDLSPTTTTTSSSVLPPAEHSTAKQLARNTVTQVLSRFTSQQAGVKLAPISSSPFGTDYRNVAATPPGGRSPSSGPLSPGIRSPLTPRSEKIHPPPIPPKKPGMSPTPGSPSHSSRSSLFPELTGNCGHSNTGQEGNKEPDLLLSSSS, encoded by the exons ATGAAG GATGAGAAGATGAATGTGGAGGCTCTAAGCAGGGCAGAGCTGTTGACTCTCCTTAGTATTTTGGAGGGCGAGCTGGAGGCTCAGGATGTGGTCATACATGCCCTCAGG GCTCAGCACAGAGACGCCTTCGTCCAAGAGCGTTACGGCCAGTATGACCTCAGCGATCCATTCCTGGCCCTGCAGCGGGACAGTGAGTCAGAGGAGCGCCAGGACACCCTCAcccatcaacacacacacctgcagggcCGTGCGGTGACCACCAACCCCCTGGCTGTCCTTAAGCTGGTCATGGCTCACTGTAAGAGGATGCAGGAAAGGATGATGGGACAGTTGGCTGCTGCTGAGAATCGACACAGGAGG ATGATAGCtgatctggaggaggagaaaagacgTCATGCCCAGGACTCTGCACACAGTGATGACTTCACCTTCAAGCTGCAGATAGAAAAAGAGAAGCTGCTACAACAG tTGGAAGTAGAGCGTGCCACGGTGCGGAGGTTAGAAGACGAGCAAGTACAGGCAGTGAGCCAGGTGGAGGAGTCActctctcagcagcagcagctctcctcATCTCTCACTCTGGAGCTAAAGAAGGCCAGCAGCCTGGCTCAGGAGGAGACCCAGAAGGTCTCCCAGCTTCGCACCTCGCTCCAAGAACAGACCTCCGCCTTGGAGAAGCTCCGGGACGTTCTTCAGGAAGAGAAGAGCAGGGCTGCCCAGCTGGAGGCCAAATCTGAGAGGCAGCTGGCCGAGTTTAACACAGAAAGAGATCAGCTGACGGCCACGATCagcaaagaggaggagaggagtagGGAGCTCGAgaagcagctggaggagctgaggaagAGGTTGGCTGAGACTGGAGGATGTAAGGAAGAGGTAAAGGAGGATGTGGCAGAAGTGACAGAGTCAGTTTCCGAGGTGATGGTGGTGTCTGACTCCGTTCCGACTGAGACAGATGGAAAGAAAGCGATTAAATCTCCATCAGTGTCAAAGgtcaacggctttcacactCAAAAAGAGACAGAGCTGGAAGGGAAAGGGGCAGAAAATGGAGCAGTTGTGGAAAATGGGGGAGGAGTGCACTTGCATTCGCctcttcaccctcatcttcaccCTCATCCTCCCTCTCCGTCCAGCACagcctcctcttccctctcttcctcacCCATCTCCTCCCCTGTTCTTGCCAAGCGTCTGGGTAGCCCCGGCTTCCATCAGTCCTCCTACCAGGTCGGAGTCAACCAGCGTTTCCAGGCCGCCAGGCACAAGTTCCAGAGTCAGGCCGAGATGGAGCAGCAGCTGCACGGTGGCCCCCTTTCCCCCAGGGACCTctcccccaccaccaccaccacctcctcctccgtccTTCCCCCAGCAGAGCACAGCACAGCCAAGCAGCTGGCGCGCAACACAGTCACTCAGGTGCTGTCCCGCTTCACCAGCCAGCAGGCGGGTGTCAAGCTTGCACCAATCAGCAGCTCCCCATTTGGCACAGACTACCGTAATGTAGCGGCAACTCCTCCAGGAGGGAGGTCGCCATCTTCGGGGCCTTTGTCTCCGGGCATCCGCTCCCCTCTCACTCCTCGCTCAGAGAAAATCCATCCTCCTCCGATCCCTCCTAAGAAGCCAGGCATGAGTCCCACACCAGGCTCTCCGAGTCACTCTTCTCGGAGCAGCCTCTTCCCAGAGCTGACGGGGAACTGTGGCCACAGCAACACTGGGCAAGAAGGGAACAAGGAGCCAGACCTGCTTTTATCTTCTAGTAGCTAA
- the cttnbp2nlb gene encoding CTTNBP2 N-terminal-like protein isoform X3 → MNVEALSRAELLTLLSILEGELEAQDVVIHALRAQHRDAFVQERYGQYDLSDPFLALQRDSESEERQDTLTHQHTHLQGRAVTTNPLAVLKLVMAHCKRMQERMMGQLAAAENRHRRMIADLEEEKRRHAQDSAHSDDFTFKLQIEKEKLLQQLEVERATVRRLEDEQVQAVSQVEESLSQQQQLSSSLTLELKKASSLAQEETQKVSQLRTSLQEQTSALEKLRDVLQEEKSRAAQLEAKSERQLAEFNTERDQLTATISKEEERSRELEKQLEELRKRLAETGGCKEEVKEDVAEVTESVSEVMVVSDSVPTETDGKKAIKSPSVSKVNGFHTQKETELEGKGAENGAVVENGGGVHLHSPLHPHLHPHPPSPSSTASSSLSSSPISSPVLAKRLGSPGFHQSSYQVGVNQRFQAARHKFQSQAEMEQQLHGGPLSPRDLSPTTTTTSSSVLPPAEHSTAKQLARNTVTQVLSRFTSQQAGVKLAPISSSPFGTDYRNVAATPPGGRSPSSGPLSPGIRSPLTPRSEKIHPPPIPPKKPGMSPTPGSPSHSSRSSLFPELTGNCGHSNTGQEGNKEPDLLLSSSS, encoded by the exons ATGAATGTGGAGGCTCTAAGCAGGGCAGAGCTGTTGACTCTCCTTAGTATTTTGGAGGGCGAGCTGGAGGCTCAGGATGTGGTCATACATGCCCTCAGG GCTCAGCACAGAGACGCCTTCGTCCAAGAGCGTTACGGCCAGTATGACCTCAGCGATCCATTCCTGGCCCTGCAGCGGGACAGTGAGTCAGAGGAGCGCCAGGACACCCTCAcccatcaacacacacacctgcagggcCGTGCGGTGACCACCAACCCCCTGGCTGTCCTTAAGCTGGTCATGGCTCACTGTAAGAGGATGCAGGAAAGGATGATGGGACAGTTGGCTGCTGCTGAGAATCGACACAGGAGG ATGATAGCtgatctggaggaggagaaaagacgTCATGCCCAGGACTCTGCACACAGTGATGACTTCACCTTCAAGCTGCAGATAGAAAAAGAGAAGCTGCTACAACAG tTGGAAGTAGAGCGTGCCACGGTGCGGAGGTTAGAAGACGAGCAAGTACAGGCAGTGAGCCAGGTGGAGGAGTCActctctcagcagcagcagctctcctcATCTCTCACTCTGGAGCTAAAGAAGGCCAGCAGCCTGGCTCAGGAGGAGACCCAGAAGGTCTCCCAGCTTCGCACCTCGCTCCAAGAACAGACCTCCGCCTTGGAGAAGCTCCGGGACGTTCTTCAGGAAGAGAAGAGCAGGGCTGCCCAGCTGGAGGCCAAATCTGAGAGGCAGCTGGCCGAGTTTAACACAGAAAGAGATCAGCTGACGGCCACGATCagcaaagaggaggagaggagtagGGAGCTCGAgaagcagctggaggagctgaggaagAGGTTGGCTGAGACTGGAGGATGTAAGGAAGAGGTAAAGGAGGATGTGGCAGAAGTGACAGAGTCAGTTTCCGAGGTGATGGTGGTGTCTGACTCCGTTCCGACTGAGACAGATGGAAAGAAAGCGATTAAATCTCCATCAGTGTCAAAGgtcaacggctttcacactCAAAAAGAGACAGAGCTGGAAGGGAAAGGGGCAGAAAATGGAGCAGTTGTGGAAAATGGGGGAGGAGTGCACTTGCATTCGCctcttcaccctcatcttcaccCTCATCCTCCCTCTCCGTCCAGCACagcctcctcttccctctcttcctcacCCATCTCCTCCCCTGTTCTTGCCAAGCGTCTGGGTAGCCCCGGCTTCCATCAGTCCTCCTACCAGGTCGGAGTCAACCAGCGTTTCCAGGCCGCCAGGCACAAGTTCCAGAGTCAGGCCGAGATGGAGCAGCAGCTGCACGGTGGCCCCCTTTCCCCCAGGGACCTctcccccaccaccaccaccacctcctcctccgtccTTCCCCCAGCAGAGCACAGCACAGCCAAGCAGCTGGCGCGCAACACAGTCACTCAGGTGCTGTCCCGCTTCACCAGCCAGCAGGCGGGTGTCAAGCTTGCACCAATCAGCAGCTCCCCATTTGGCACAGACTACCGTAATGTAGCGGCAACTCCTCCAGGAGGGAGGTCGCCATCTTCGGGGCCTTTGTCTCCGGGCATCCGCTCCCCTCTCACTCCTCGCTCAGAGAAAATCCATCCTCCTCCGATCCCTCCTAAGAAGCCAGGCATGAGTCCCACACCAGGCTCTCCGAGTCACTCTTCTCGGAGCAGCCTCTTCCCAGAGCTGACGGGGAACTGTGGCCACAGCAACACTGGGCAAGAAGGGAACAAGGAGCCAGACCTGCTTTTATCTTCTAGTAGCTAA
- the cttnbp2nlb gene encoding CTTNBP2 N-terminal-like protein isoform X1, whose product MPAMETMHETEGIETVSLLESCNLLTEGHILCAGLKCSLLTDALRAQHRDAFVQERYGQYDLSDPFLALQRDSESEERQDTLTHQHTHLQGRAVTTNPLAVLKLVMAHCKRMQERMMGQLAAAENRHRRMIADLEEEKRRHAQDSAHSDDFTFKLQIEKEKLLQQLEVERATVRRLEDEQVQAVSQVEESLSQQQQLSSSLTLELKKASSLAQEETQKVSQLRTSLQEQTSALEKLRDVLQEEKSRAAQLEAKSERQLAEFNTERDQLTATISKEEERSRELEKQLEELRKRLAETGGCKEEVKEDVAEVTESVSEVMVVSDSVPTETDGKKAIKSPSVSKVNGFHTQKETELEGKGAENGAVVENGGGVHLHSPLHPHLHPHPPSPSSTASSSLSSSPISSPVLAKRLGSPGFHQSSYQVGVNQRFQAARHKFQSQAEMEQQLHGGPLSPRDLSPTTTTTSSSVLPPAEHSTAKQLARNTVTQVLSRFTSQQAGVKLAPISSSPFGTDYRNVAATPPGGRSPSSGPLSPGIRSPLTPRSEKIHPPPIPPKKPGMSPTPGSPSHSSRSSLFPELTGNCGHSNTGQEGNKEPDLLLSSSS is encoded by the exons ATGCCAGCCATGGAGACAATGCACGAGACTGAAGGCATTGAGACAGTGTCTTTGTTGGAGTCCTGTAATCTCCTCACTGAGGGTCACATTCTTTGTGCAGGCCTCAAATGCAGCCTCCTTACTGATGCCCTCAGg GCTCAGCACAGAGACGCCTTCGTCCAAGAGCGTTACGGCCAGTATGACCTCAGCGATCCATTCCTGGCCCTGCAGCGGGACAGTGAGTCAGAGGAGCGCCAGGACACCCTCAcccatcaacacacacacctgcagggcCGTGCGGTGACCACCAACCCCCTGGCTGTCCTTAAGCTGGTCATGGCTCACTGTAAGAGGATGCAGGAAAGGATGATGGGACAGTTGGCTGCTGCTGAGAATCGACACAGGAGG ATGATAGCtgatctggaggaggagaaaagacgTCATGCCCAGGACTCTGCACACAGTGATGACTTCACCTTCAAGCTGCAGATAGAAAAAGAGAAGCTGCTACAACAG tTGGAAGTAGAGCGTGCCACGGTGCGGAGGTTAGAAGACGAGCAAGTACAGGCAGTGAGCCAGGTGGAGGAGTCActctctcagcagcagcagctctcctcATCTCTCACTCTGGAGCTAAAGAAGGCCAGCAGCCTGGCTCAGGAGGAGACCCAGAAGGTCTCCCAGCTTCGCACCTCGCTCCAAGAACAGACCTCCGCCTTGGAGAAGCTCCGGGACGTTCTTCAGGAAGAGAAGAGCAGGGCTGCCCAGCTGGAGGCCAAATCTGAGAGGCAGCTGGCCGAGTTTAACACAGAAAGAGATCAGCTGACGGCCACGATCagcaaagaggaggagaggagtagGGAGCTCGAgaagcagctggaggagctgaggaagAGGTTGGCTGAGACTGGAGGATGTAAGGAAGAGGTAAAGGAGGATGTGGCAGAAGTGACAGAGTCAGTTTCCGAGGTGATGGTGGTGTCTGACTCCGTTCCGACTGAGACAGATGGAAAGAAAGCGATTAAATCTCCATCAGTGTCAAAGgtcaacggctttcacactCAAAAAGAGACAGAGCTGGAAGGGAAAGGGGCAGAAAATGGAGCAGTTGTGGAAAATGGGGGAGGAGTGCACTTGCATTCGCctcttcaccctcatcttcaccCTCATCCTCCCTCTCCGTCCAGCACagcctcctcttccctctcttcctcacCCATCTCCTCCCCTGTTCTTGCCAAGCGTCTGGGTAGCCCCGGCTTCCATCAGTCCTCCTACCAGGTCGGAGTCAACCAGCGTTTCCAGGCCGCCAGGCACAAGTTCCAGAGTCAGGCCGAGATGGAGCAGCAGCTGCACGGTGGCCCCCTTTCCCCCAGGGACCTctcccccaccaccaccaccacctcctcctccgtccTTCCCCCAGCAGAGCACAGCACAGCCAAGCAGCTGGCGCGCAACACAGTCACTCAGGTGCTGTCCCGCTTCACCAGCCAGCAGGCGGGTGTCAAGCTTGCACCAATCAGCAGCTCCCCATTTGGCACAGACTACCGTAATGTAGCGGCAACTCCTCCAGGAGGGAGGTCGCCATCTTCGGGGCCTTTGTCTCCGGGCATCCGCTCCCCTCTCACTCCTCGCTCAGAGAAAATCCATCCTCCTCCGATCCCTCCTAAGAAGCCAGGCATGAGTCCCACACCAGGCTCTCCGAGTCACTCTTCTCGGAGCAGCCTCTTCCCAGAGCTGACGGGGAACTGTGGCCACAGCAACACTGGGCAAGAAGGGAACAAGGAGCCAGACCTGCTTTTATCTTCTAGTAGCTAA